From bacterium, a single genomic window includes:
- a CDS encoding PASTA domain-containing protein: MDTFDYRPGRKEDLRILQRQQSSVRMYLLMVLFMAGFFAIVVKLFTIQVRDAEKLREMARIQYESREVIRPMRGLILDRKLSILASNITEYTLSADPSVLEQPDTVARFIAGAAGLPYRRVLRELSDTTKQYVILAKRLGEHVAERFKDWSCYGIRLRPIPRRKYNFDALAGPVIGYTNIDNQGQSGIELEMDEQLSGKEGFIVYQRNARGIRRPEVDYPKVEPVNGLSVVLTIDHVYQSIAEEELSRGVEEHEAESGRCIILDPTTGEVLAMANAPSIDPNKLSEYSPEKARNRSVTDRYEPGSTFKIVAMSAALNEKLHDPDDRINAENGSWKYHPKLPPIEDDHPYASLTLRGAFEHSSNIVSAKLAEELGDERFYKYARNFGFGVKTGIELPGELNGLLHKPLDWDGTTLKLMAFGYGLDATALQIACAYAAIANDGVLMRPFIRRWLLDQERNIVDETTPQVVRRVVSSETSHIMRRFMQGVVDSGTAKLARIEGVNIGGKTGTSQRLVDGSYSDKSHVASFVGFFPVEKPRILILVILDAPKRGYYGGSSAAPIFQRIALRIINSSSDFAKKPEPLYASFNGNDKVRVPNVRGMGIDAARSVLKAHGFHTESVGHGTVVGAQHPDENSFASRRTTVNIELVSLDRDTTRGMVRVPDVVGMSLRQAMNFIKGMKLEPSPMGSGVVRTQYPEAGTLVPRGSRCTIDGESRQVTANLY, translated from the coding sequence TTGGATACCTTCGATTACAGACCAGGACGTAAAGAGGATCTCCGCATTCTGCAGCGCCAGCAGAGTTCGGTACGCATGTACCTGCTCATGGTGCTGTTTATGGCGGGCTTCTTTGCTATTGTGGTCAAACTCTTCACCATACAGGTCCGCGACGCGGAGAAGCTTCGTGAGATGGCGCGCATTCAGTATGAGAGCCGTGAGGTCATTCGTCCCATGCGTGGACTGATACTCGATCGCAAGCTCTCCATTCTTGCATCCAACATTACGGAGTATACCCTGTCGGCTGATCCCTCCGTGCTCGAGCAGCCCGATACGGTTGCCCGTTTCATTGCCGGCGCGGCGGGACTCCCCTATCGCAGGGTGCTCCGAGAACTCAGCGACACTACAAAGCAATATGTCATTCTTGCGAAGCGGCTCGGGGAGCATGTCGCGGAGCGGTTCAAGGACTGGTCATGTTATGGTATCAGGCTTCGACCGATACCACGCCGCAAGTACAACTTCGATGCACTGGCCGGTCCGGTAATCGGATACACGAATATCGACAACCAGGGCCAGAGCGGTATCGAACTCGAGATGGATGAACAGCTTTCCGGGAAGGAAGGCTTCATCGTATATCAGCGTAACGCCCGCGGCATCCGTCGGCCTGAAGTCGATTACCCGAAAGTGGAACCGGTGAACGGCCTGAGCGTGGTGCTGACCATCGACCACGTGTACCAATCCATCGCAGAGGAAGAACTCTCCCGCGGTGTGGAGGAGCATGAGGCCGAATCCGGCCGCTGCATCATTCTCGATCCCACGACCGGTGAGGTGCTCGCGATGGCGAATGCGCCGAGCATCGATCCGAACAAACTCTCGGAATACAGTCCGGAAAAAGCCCGTAACCGCTCGGTTACCGACCGCTACGAACCGGGATCCACGTTCAAAATCGTCGCTATGAGCGCCGCGTTGAATGAAAAGCTGCACGATCCGGACGACCGCATCAACGCGGAAAACGGGAGCTGGAAATACCATCCCAAGCTTCCGCCGATTGAAGACGACCATCCATATGCCTCGCTGACGCTGCGCGGTGCATTTGAGCACAGTTCCAATATCGTTTCCGCCAAGCTGGCGGAAGAACTCGGTGACGAGCGCTTTTACAAGTATGCACGCAATTTCGGATTTGGCGTCAAGACCGGTATCGAGCTGCCGGGTGAGCTCAATGGCCTGTTGCATAAGCCGCTGGACTGGGACGGCACGACGCTGAAGCTCATGGCGTTCGGCTACGGTCTCGATGCGACCGCGCTGCAGATTGCATGTGCCTACGCGGCGATTGCGAACGACGGTGTGCTCATGCGTCCGTTCATTCGTCGCTGGCTGCTCGACCAGGAACGGAATATTGTCGACGAGACCACTCCGCAGGTCGTACGTCGTGTGGTGTCGTCAGAAACCTCTCATATCATGCGCAGATTCATGCAGGGTGTGGTCGACAGCGGGACGGCGAAGCTTGCACGCATCGAAGGTGTGAACATTGGTGGAAAAACCGGTACCTCGCAGCGCCTGGTCGACGGTTCCTATTCCGACAAATCCCATGTCGCTTCCTTTGTCGGATTTTTCCCGGTGGAGAAGCCGCGGATTCTGATTCTCGTTATTCTCGATGCGCCAAAGCGCGGGTATTACGGTGGTTCGTCGGCCGCTCCGATTTTCCAGCGTATCGCGCTGCGCATCATCAACTCTTCAAGCGACTTCGCGAAAAAACCGGAACCCCTGTATGCGTCGTTCAATGGCAACGACAAAGTGCGCGTTCCGAACGTGCGCGGTATGGGCATCGATGCAGCGCGCTCAGTTCTCAAGGCGCATGGGTTTCACACAGAATCCGTTGGTCACGGTACCGTCGTGGGCGCACAGCATCCGGATGAGAACAGCTTCGCTTCACGGCGAACCACAGTCAATATCGAACTTGTCAGCCTGGACAGAGATACCACGAGAGGCATGGTACGCGTGCCCGACGTGGTGGGCATGTCGCTGCGCCAGGCCATGAATTTCATCAAAGGCATGAAGCTCGAACCGAGTCCGATGGGCAGCGGCGTCGTACGCACGCAATACCCTGAGGCCGGAACGCTCGTGCCGCGCGGTTCCCGTTGCACGATTGACGGCGAATCGCGTCAAGTCACCGCTAATCTGTACTAG
- a CDS encoding adenylosuccinate synthase, producing MSVRVVVGAQWGDEGKGKLVDILSKDVDIVARYQGGANAGHTIEIGDQKYILHLIPSGIFNEHCISVIGNGVVIDPVALMEEIRFLEEQGLTLKGRLKISHNAHLIMPYHKLLDSLYEKGNKPIGTTGRGIGPAYYDKAARVGIRIVDLLDHDILEERIRRNIIDKNQILSKIYDAEQLDVDKILDEYMHFDELIDEYVTDTAHYLNYAIRDGKKVLGEGAQGALLDLDHGTYPYVTSSSPISGGATIGLGIPPTAISSVVGVMKAYTTRVGHGPFPTELHDEMGDHLRDKGHEYGSTTGRPRRCGWFDAVAMRYSVMLNGITSCGMTKLDVLSGLDTVKVCVAYEFDGKRSEHFQTNLKSLERLQPVYESFPGWKEDISAATSYEQLPSEARQYISAVQDIIGVRIACASVGPERTQILFPGDDPQW from the coding sequence ATGTCCGTTCGAGTTGTGGTCGGAGCGCAGTGGGGAGATGAAGGGAAGGGAAAGCTCGTCGATATCCTGAGCAAAGATGTCGATATTGTCGCCCGTTATCAGGGTGGGGCGAACGCGGGGCATACGATTGAGATCGGCGATCAGAAATATATCCTGCATCTGATTCCTTCCGGCATTTTCAATGAACACTGCATCTCCGTGATTGGCAATGGCGTGGTGATTGACCCCGTCGCGCTGATGGAAGAAATTCGATTTCTCGAAGAGCAGGGTCTGACACTGAAGGGACGACTGAAGATCAGCCACAACGCCCATCTGATCATGCCCTATCACAAACTTCTCGATTCCCTTTACGAGAAGGGAAACAAACCCATTGGTACAACGGGGCGTGGTATTGGTCCCGCCTACTACGACAAGGCCGCACGCGTGGGTATTCGCATCGTCGATTTGCTTGATCACGATATTCTCGAGGAACGCATCCGGCGCAACATCATCGATAAAAATCAGATACTCAGTAAGATCTATGACGCGGAGCAGCTGGATGTCGATAAGATACTTGACGAATACATGCACTTCGATGAACTGATTGACGAATACGTTACCGACACTGCGCATTATCTCAACTACGCGATACGCGATGGCAAGAAGGTGCTGGGTGAAGGCGCTCAGGGTGCGCTGCTCGATCTCGATCACGGGACCTATCCGTATGTCACGAGTTCGAGTCCGATCAGCGGCGGTGCCACGATTGGCCTCGGAATTCCGCCCACCGCAATCTCCTCGGTCGTCGGCGTCATGAAAGCCTACACAACGCGCGTCGGACACGGTCCATTTCCCACTGAACTGCATGATGAGATGGGTGACCATCTGCGCGACAAGGGGCATGAGTATGGTTCCACCACCGGGCGTCCCAGGCGCTGTGGCTGGTTCGATGCCGTGGCCATGCGCTATTCTGTCATGCTCAACGGCATCACGTCCTGTGGCATGACCAAGCTGGACGTACTGAGCGGACTCGACACGGTGAAGGTCTGCGTGGCCTACGAATTCGACGGCAAGCGCAGCGAACATTTCCAGACCAATCTCAAGTCGCTTGAACGCCTGCAGCCCGTCTACGAAAGCTTCCCGGGCTGGAAGGAAGACATTTCCGCAGCGACGTCATACGAGCAACTGCCGAGTGAAGCGCGGCAGTACATCTCCGCGGTGCAGGACATTATCGGGGTGCGCATCGCCTGTGCATCCGTTGGTCCCGAGCGCACGCAGATTCTCTTCCCCGGTGACGACCCGCAATGGTAA
- the secF gene encoding protein translocase subunit SecF, with the protein MRIFTHLNFDFMGKRKTFYVLSAIILLASVISLAFKGVEFGLDFKGGTEVVVRFPRTVEIDELRGWMSTSDLGSIEIKSFGTDTDYIVRTEQKGQGTEISNKIKSILIEHFPDKGIEILQENIVEAKIGSEIRRDAVIAVFFALIGILIYIGFRFKFIFAIGAVIALFHDVLLTLGIVSMVTNLIPGLNLEFDQAMVAAFLTLVGFSINDTVVVFDRVRENLKLSKSSAFEPVLNKSINSTMSRTVLTSTTTFIVMLALLFFGGEPTRGFAFAMTVGVLTGTYSSIFVASALTLDWTKARKAKITF; encoded by the coding sequence ATGAGAATCTTCACACATCTCAATTTCGATTTCATGGGCAAGCGCAAGACCTTCTATGTGCTGTCCGCCATCATTCTTCTTGCCAGCGTCATTTCGCTCGCCTTCAAGGGAGTCGAGTTCGGACTCGATTTCAAGGGCGGCACCGAGGTCGTGGTGCGTTTCCCGCGCACTGTGGAAATCGACGAACTGCGCGGCTGGATGTCGACGTCGGATCTCGGAAGCATCGAGATCAAGTCATTCGGCACCGACACTGACTATATTGTCCGCACCGAGCAGAAAGGGCAGGGCACGGAGATTTCCAATAAAATCAAGTCCATCCTTATCGAGCATTTTCCTGACAAGGGTATCGAAATCCTGCAGGAGAATATCGTGGAGGCGAAGATCGGATCGGAGATCCGCAGGGATGCCGTCATCGCGGTTTTCTTTGCCCTGATCGGGATTCTGATTTACATCGGTTTCCGATTCAAATTCATCTTCGCCATCGGTGCTGTCATCGCCCTGTTCCACGATGTGCTGCTGACGCTCGGGATTGTGTCCATGGTGACGAACCTGATTCCGGGGCTCAACCTGGAATTTGATCAGGCCATGGTCGCAGCCTTCCTGACGCTGGTCGGTTTCTCGATTAACGATACGGTGGTGGTGTTCGACCGCGTCCGTGAAAACCTCAAGCTTTCGAAATCCAGTGCGTTTGAACCTGTACTCAACAAGAGCATCAACTCGACAATGAGCCGTACGGTTCTGACATCGACCACGACCTTCATCGTCATGCTCGCACTGTTGTTCTTCGGCGGTGAGCCGACGCGTGGATTTGCTTTCGCGATGACCGTGGGTGTGCTTACCGGTACGTACAGCAGCATTTTTGTTGCGAGCGCGCTTACGCTGGACTGGACCAAGGCACGGAAAGCCAAAATCACCTTCTAG
- the secD gene encoding protein translocase subunit SecD, whose protein sequence is MKKYSFRIIMIVAFILFAGYLLWPTYSDSVYQSKLESLSGQDSTEYFDENEASIRNARDNRLKLGLDLQGGMYVTLEVDIVELLGKLAKNEDENLRDILAATKEEALTSDEPVLDIFRRRFDEKNMRLSRYYGDIRDSNGEVMDKLSDETEKAVERALEIIRNRIDQYGVSEVAITRSGSRRIILELPGVSDEQEVRGLIQETAQLEFKLFADDNTQLATVKRIDRVLLGKPPEEEVDTTAAADSTDAALADNEAAEDTTAAAADADQLDSIAKANMTDEERLDEYKKENPFLGLFIPTQYGLFATADQKERINNILDRDDVKNAIADDLTFAWSAKPEQLQDGSEVYEFYMLKRKPELTGEVITNAQAQIEQTGLGGAVVTMQMDAEGAREWARVTGANVNKRIAIVLDNAVFSAPNVRQKIIGGNSQIEGMENMEEARLLEIVLKAGALPAPVSIIEERTVGPSLGEDSISAGINSFAIGFVLVLLFMVVYYQFGGVPADIAVLFNVVFILGILAGFHGTLTLPGIAGILLTVGMAVDANVLINERIREEFGAGKTLRAAIDAGYSRAFPAIIDSNLTTLLTSIILYQFGSGPIQGFALTLGIGIVCSLFTAIVMTRVIFEITADNAPGLVKFG, encoded by the coding sequence GTGAAGAAGTATTCATTCCGGATTATCATGATCGTCGCGTTCATTCTGTTCGCCGGCTACCTGTTGTGGCCGACCTATAGTGATAGCGTATACCAGTCGAAGCTCGAGTCGTTGTCCGGTCAGGACAGCACCGAATATTTTGACGAAAACGAAGCATCCATTCGCAACGCGCGCGACAATCGCCTGAAGCTGGGTCTTGACCTGCAGGGCGGTATGTACGTTACGCTTGAAGTGGACATCGTCGAACTGCTGGGCAAGCTGGCGAAAAACGAAGACGAAAATCTCCGCGACATTCTCGCGGCGACTAAAGAAGAGGCGCTTACCAGTGACGAACCGGTGCTGGATATTTTCCGCCGCCGTTTCGATGAAAAGAACATGCGCCTGAGCCGGTATTACGGAGACATCCGGGATTCCAACGGCGAGGTGATGGACAAGCTTTCGGATGAAACCGAAAAGGCTGTCGAACGCGCACTGGAAATTATCCGCAACCGTATTGACCAGTACGGGGTGTCGGAAGTCGCCATCACGCGCAGTGGCAGCCGCCGCATCATTCTCGAGCTTCCCGGCGTCAGTGACGAACAGGAAGTGCGTGGGCTGATCCAGGAAACGGCACAGCTCGAGTTCAAGCTGTTCGCCGACGACAACACGCAGCTCGCCACTGTCAAGCGTATTGACCGCGTGCTGCTCGGCAAGCCGCCTGAGGAAGAGGTCGACACGACCGCTGCCGCGGACAGCACCGATGCCGCCCTGGCAGACAATGAAGCTGCGGAAGATACCACGGCTGCAGCTGCCGACGCGGATCAGCTCGATTCCATCGCCAAGGCGAATATGACTGATGAGGAAAGACTCGACGAGTACAAGAAGGAAAATCCCTTCCTCGGACTCTTCATCCCGACGCAGTACGGATTGTTCGCGACTGCGGATCAGAAGGAACGCATCAACAACATCCTCGACCGTGACGACGTGAAAAACGCGATTGCGGACGATCTGACCTTTGCGTGGTCGGCCAAACCCGAGCAGCTGCAGGACGGATCGGAGGTATATGAATTTTACATGCTCAAGCGCAAGCCGGAGCTTACCGGTGAAGTGATCACCAATGCGCAGGCGCAGATCGAACAGACCGGTCTCGGTGGCGCGGTGGTGACCATGCAGATGGATGCTGAAGGAGCCCGCGAATGGGCCCGCGTCACCGGCGCCAACGTCAACAAGCGCATCGCCATCGTGCTTGATAACGCCGTCTTCAGCGCCCCGAACGTGCGTCAGAAGATTATCGGCGGAAACTCGCAGATCGAAGGCATGGAGAATATGGAGGAAGCCCGCCTCCTCGAGATCGTCCTGAAGGCCGGTGCGCTTCCCGCACCCGTGTCGATCATCGAAGAACGTACCGTGGGTCCGTCCCTCGGTGAGGATTCCATCAGCGCCGGTATCAATTCGTTTGCCATCGGTTTCGTCCTTGTGCTGCTCTTCATGGTGGTCTACTACCAGTTCGGCGGCGTGCCTGCCGATATCGCGGTGCTGTTCAACGTGGTGTTCATCCTCGGCATCCTGGCCGGTTTCCACGGTACTCTGACACTGCCCGGTATCGCGGGTATTCTGTTGACCGTCGGTATGGCTGTCGACGCCAACGTGCTTATCAACGAGCGTATCCGTGAGGAATTCGGTGCAGGCAAAACGCTGCGCGCCGCCATTGATGCCGGTTACTCCCGTGCATTCCCCGCGATTATCGACTCCAACCTGACAACACTGCTCACCAGTATCATCCTGTACCAGTTCGGGTCCGGCCCCATCCAGGGCTTCGCACTCACGCTTGGTATCGGTATTGTCTGTTCCCTGTTCACCGCCATTGTCATGACACGCGTGATTTTCGAAATCACGGCCGACAATGCGCCGGGTCTGGTGAAGTTCGGTTGA
- the ftsL gene encoding cell division protein FtsL — MPLDAVQAAPRRRRVKGLTTFNIVMMLIVCAVLITVYISNVVTVDSLMMEQIELEKKEQMLLQDRETLRAEINQLSSYNRIQRIAVEDLGLEHANHQPYSLTVFGITPDKVNK, encoded by the coding sequence ATGCCGCTCGATGCCGTGCAGGCAGCTCCGCGTCGCAGGCGCGTGAAAGGACTGACCACGTTCAACATCGTGATGATGCTCATCGTCTGCGCCGTGCTCATCACCGTGTACATCTCGAACGTGGTGACGGTGGACAGTCTGATGATGGAGCAGATCGAACTGGAGAAGAAAGAGCAGATGCTGCTGCAGGACCGTGAGACCCTGCGGGCGGAAATCAATCAACTTTCGAGCTATAACCGCATACAGCGGATTGCCGTTGAGGATCTCGGGCTGGAACATGCCAATCACCAGCCATACTCCCTGACGGTTTTCGGAATCACGCCAGACAAGGTGAACAAGTAA
- the rsmH gene encoding 16S rRNA (cytosine(1402)-N(4))-methyltransferase RsmH: MQHEDDGYHIPVLLERSIELLVGSPDGYTPKGDTPERRSPGRVYVDGTLGGGGHCSVLLRTLEQHDRVFAFDQDTDAIEHAQLLFKDDRRVTVVHSNVVHLSEVLDSHNVEEFDGILLDLGVSSHQIDTAQRGFSFRSSGPLDMRMDRESTVTAAEYISRCSEEELADTLFAYGEERNSRRIARAIVRERARKAITDTAQLADIVASVTPHAHRSKTMARIFQALRIAVNGELEVLEQTLDQAMERLRVGGRMVVISYHSLEDRIVKRFMRYEAADCICPPQSPICTCGKVSRMRIITSKHVEADENEIRRNPRARSARLRAAEKIHA, from the coding sequence ATGCAGCATGAAGATGACGGGTATCACATACCGGTACTTCTCGAACGGTCCATCGAGTTACTCGTTGGCTCCCCTGATGGGTACACTCCGAAAGGGGACACCCCGGAACGGCGCTCCCCTGGCAGGGTGTATGTCGACGGAACACTCGGCGGAGGCGGCCATTGCAGCGTACTGTTACGAACATTAGAACAACACGATCGTGTCTTTGCCTTTGATCAGGATACGGACGCGATAGAGCATGCACAATTGCTGTTCAAAGACGACAGGAGAGTCACTGTCGTTCACAGCAATGTGGTCCATCTGAGCGAAGTACTCGATAGCCACAATGTAGAGGAGTTCGACGGGATTCTGCTGGATCTCGGAGTTTCCTCACATCAGATAGATACAGCGCAGAGAGGTTTCAGTTTCCGTTCCTCAGGACCTCTCGACATGAGAATGGACCGCGAGAGTACCGTGACAGCCGCCGAATATATTTCCCGATGCAGCGAAGAAGAGCTGGCAGATACGCTGTTCGCGTATGGCGAAGAGCGCAACAGCCGGAGGATTGCCCGTGCGATCGTACGGGAACGCGCAAGGAAGGCGATCACCGATACCGCACAGCTTGCGGATATCGTGGCTTCGGTCACACCGCATGCGCATCGCAGTAAAACCATGGCCCGCATTTTCCAGGCCCTGCGCATTGCGGTCAACGGTGAGCTCGAGGTGCTTGAGCAGACACTCGATCAGGCGATGGAGCGGCTGCGCGTCGGAGGACGCATGGTCGTGATCTCCTATCACTCACTGGAAGACCGCATCGTCAAGCGTTTCATGCGCTACGAGGCGGCCGATTGCATTTGTCCCCCACAGTCACCGATCTGCACCTGCGGGAAAGTCAGCCGCATGCGCATCATCACCAGCAAACACGTGGAAGCCGATGAGAACGAAATACGTCGAAATCCCAGAGCAAGAAGCGCCCGCTTACGCGCAGCTGAAAAGATTCACGCGTAA
- a CDS encoding calcium/sodium antiporter, with the protein MQVLEHVLVIVATIIGLWQGAGWVVESASHIARKLGLSELVIGLTIVAIGTSAPEFAVSITAAIKGQADLSVANVVGSNIFNLGFILGGVSLFGACATSKRMVLRDGGMLIGTGALLTLFLYDGVLSGWEGAILAVLLLVYILFLFVQKETLDEEVPHGNFKWWDVPKIIVGIAAIIVSSHFLVEAAEALAVLAGVSQWLIGVTIVAIGTSMPELATSFIAVVKGHHGISVGNLIGSDLFNLLGVLGLAAVIRPLDITDTAYFNVILLAVFMIIVVLLMRTGYRISRREGILLLLLTSIRWYLNITM; encoded by the coding sequence ATGCAGGTTCTCGAACATGTTTTGGTCATCGTCGCGACCATCATCGGACTCTGGCAAGGCGCGGGCTGGGTGGTGGAATCTGCCTCGCATATCGCCCGCAAGCTTGGCCTCAGCGAGCTCGTGATCGGCCTGACTATTGTCGCGATCGGTACGTCTGCACCGGAATTCGCCGTGAGCATAACCGCTGCAATCAAGGGACAGGCCGATCTTTCGGTTGCGAATGTAGTGGGATCGAATATTTTCAATCTCGGTTTCATTCTTGGTGGCGTCTCCCTTTTTGGAGCATGCGCTACCAGCAAGCGCATGGTCTTGCGAGACGGCGGGATGCTGATCGGTACTGGCGCCCTGCTCACGTTGTTTCTTTACGACGGAGTGCTCTCCGGGTGGGAAGGTGCCATCCTCGCGGTGTTGCTGCTTGTTTATATCCTTTTCCTATTCGTACAGAAAGAAACACTGGATGAAGAGGTACCTCACGGGAATTTCAAGTGGTGGGATGTTCCCAAAATTATCGTCGGCATTGCGGCCATTATCGTCAGCAGTCACTTTCTTGTCGAAGCCGCCGAGGCGCTTGCCGTCCTCGCCGGCGTCTCGCAATGGCTGATCGGGGTCACCATTGTGGCCATTGGCACATCCATGCCCGAACTCGCCACCTCCTTCATCGCGGTGGTGAAGGGACATCACGGTATCTCCGTCGGGAACCTGATCGGGAGCGATCTTTTCAATCTGCTGGGGGTGCTGGGACTCGCTGCGGTCATCCGTCCGCTCGACATCACCGACACCGCCTATTTCAATGTCATACTACTCGCCGTATTCATGATCATCGTGGTTCTGCTCATGCGAACGGGATACCGCATCTCGCGCCGCGAGGGTATCCTGCTGCTCCTGCTCACATCCATTCGCTGGTATCTGAACATTACGATGTAA
- a CDS encoding STAS domain-containing protein: MNIPSSEKNGVTILELQGAILGGPEANALNEELHRLIDEGKTRIVLECSKVTLMNSSGLGMLIGGYTTMKNNGGELKLASLNDNVRKLIEITKLHTIFAAYATVDEAVSSFAS, encoded by the coding sequence ATGAATATCCCCTCCTCAGAGAAGAACGGCGTTACGATTCTGGAACTGCAGGGGGCCATACTCGGCGGACCCGAGGCGAATGCCCTGAACGAGGAACTGCACCGACTTATTGATGAGGGTAAAACCCGCATCGTGCTCGAGTGTTCCAAGGTGACGCTGATGAACAGTTCAGGACTGGGTATGCTCATCGGCGGATATACCACCATGAAGAACAACGGTGGTGAACTGAAACTCGCATCGCTGAATGACAACGTGCGCAAGCTCATCGAAATCACGAAGCTGCACACCATATTCGCCGCGTATGCAACCGTGGATGAGGCTGTTTCGAGCTTTGCATCCTGA
- a CDS encoding DUF1611 domain-containing protein translates to MLDTHSTRMVLLAEGRLSSIGLRMVIAALLYIPDRIVAVIDSSKERGSTQEAIGFGGDTPIVHSLEEAMEHKPDSMLIGITPLGGMLPESWRTIIHEALDSGLHIVSGLKHRLGDDAEYAALAQKKGLRMYDLHHVTNSHQIRAQGSWRRRNINTILTVGTDSNTGKMTTALMLYRDMLKRGMNVAMIGTGPTGILISGRGVSCEDIPSDFLSGAIEFEIDRAANEGYEYAIIEGQGALSNCGNSPIALGLLHGAMPDAMILCHQPSREADGYGLPLPSIEDSIRLHEQMIGVFKQANVVAIGLNSMDLNKEDYRVTVSELQQRTGLLALDTMRETPSKMVDTLLAYFSKYKKVVLPHEISEIHDRI, encoded by the coding sequence ATGCTCGATACCCATAGCACGCGCATGGTGCTGCTGGCGGAGGGACGGCTCAGTTCCATCGGGCTCCGTATGGTCATCGCGGCGCTGCTCTATATCCCTGATCGGATTGTGGCTGTCATTGACAGCAGCAAGGAGCGTGGGAGCACGCAGGAAGCAATCGGCTTCGGGGGCGACACCCCCATCGTGCATTCCCTCGAGGAAGCGATGGAACACAAACCTGATTCCATGCTCATCGGAATTACGCCGCTCGGCGGCATGCTGCCGGAGTCGTGGCGCACCATTATCCATGAGGCGCTGGATTCGGGACTGCATATCGTAAGTGGACTCAAACACCGTCTGGGTGATGATGCGGAATATGCCGCGCTCGCACAGAAAAAAGGTCTGCGGATGTACGACCTCCATCACGTCACGAACAGTCATCAGATTCGTGCGCAGGGCAGCTGGCGGCGGCGGAATATCAATACGATTCTTACTGTCGGGACGGACTCCAACACCGGGAAAATGACCACGGCGTTGATGCTGTACCGCGACATGCTCAAACGCGGCATGAATGTAGCGATGATCGGTACGGGTCCTACCGGCATTCTTATCTCCGGGCGCGGGGTCAGCTGTGAGGACATCCCGTCGGATTTTCTCAGCGGTGCCATCGAGTTCGAGATCGACAGGGCGGCGAATGAAGGGTATGAGTATGCGATCATCGAGGGGCAGGGAGCGCTCTCGAACTGCGGCAATTCCCCGATTGCCCTGGGACTGCTGCACGGCGCCATGCCTGATGCCATGATCCTCTGTCATCAGCCGTCCCGCGAGGCTGACGGGTACGGTCTTCCACTTCCGTCTATTGAGGACAGCATTCGTCTCCACGAACAGATGATCGGGGTGTTCAAGCAGGCCAATGTCGTGGCAATCGGACTCAACTCCATGGATCTCAACAAAGAAGACTACCGTGTGACAGTTTCGGAACTGCAGCAACGCACGGGACTGCTTGCGCTCGATACCATGCGTGAAACTCCCTCGAAAATGGTCGATACCCTTCTGGCCTATTTCTCCAAGTACAAGAAGGTTGTTCTGCCGCACGAAATCAGCGAAATCCACGACCGGATCTGA
- the mraZ gene encoding division/cell wall cluster transcriptional repressor MraZ has product MAGFKGKYEHSVDEKGRVSLPSKLRKNLSPEAMDSFVITRGYENSLDLYPMDVWNQVEQQLQSSLNVHREQDRRYMRMLLKYAHEVGLDKQSRIMLPSELMELAGISSQVVILGSLQKIEIWSPENFRRYDEEFTDQSFEDVAAQVMGGM; this is encoded by the coding sequence ATGGCAGGATTCAAAGGAAAATATGAGCATTCAGTGGACGAGAAGGGGCGCGTCAGCCTGCCTTCCAAGCTCCGCAAGAATCTCTCTCCGGAGGCCATGGATTCGTTTGTCATTACGCGCGGATACGAAAACAGCCTTGATCTCTACCCCATGGATGTCTGGAACCAGGTGGAGCAGCAACTGCAGTCGAGTCTCAATGTACATCGTGAGCAGGACAGACGCTATATGCGCATGCTGCTCAAGTATGCACATGAAGTCGGACTGGACAAGCAGTCACGCATCATGCTCCCTTCAGAGCTGATGGAGCTCGCAGGCATCTCGTCGCAGGTGGTGATTCTCGGGTCGCTGCAGAAGATTGAAATCTGGAGTCCTGAGAACTTCCGCAGGTATGACGAGGAGTTTACCGATCAGTCATTTGAAGATGTGGCCGCCCAGGTGATGGGAGGCATGTGA